One Malus domestica chromosome 11, GDT2T_hap1 genomic region harbors:
- the LOC139189247 gene encoding uncharacterized protein: MTEVPGVEFPNLSSLDGYLKHWGAHGVAQNKALYIWINEEGAVMSQQTYAELHANASCIAQKLLTCKKPVIRPRDRVLLVHVPGLDFVDAFFGCLRANVLPVPVLPPDPLQRGGQALLKIENIAKSCGAVAILSTISFHWAVQAGSVKNMISLTAKKPKSSGHWPNLPWLHTDSWIKNSKNVVVEDFKDEIEPQPDEVSFLQFTSGSTGDAKGVMITHGGLIHNVKLMRKRYNSTSKTVLVSWLPQYHDMGLIGGLFTALVSGGTAVLFSPLTFIRNPLLWLQIMSKYQATHSAGPNFAFELVIRRLESDKNGKYDLSSMKFLMVAAEPVRQKTLKRFVELTRPFGLSQEVMAPGYGLAENCVFVSCAYGEGKPIMVDWQGRVCCGYVNPGDEDVDIRVVDPESGEELKEAGKEGEIWISSPSAGIGYWGREELSQNTYRNKLPDHPGRIYTRTGDLGRIIDRKLFITGRIKDLIIVAGRNIYSADVEKTVESAAEVVRPGCCAVISVPMEILSMKGISVPDNADQVGLVVIAEVRDGKPVGKDVVEQIQARVAEEHGVTVAFVKMIRPKTISKTTSGKIKRFECLQQFIDGTLNVVPEPILTKKKLMRSFTTGTCKEGITPRPQFVRGSPPPSPKISNKDIVDFLKRLVSEQTGISINKISNTESLVSYGIDSIGVTWQASRRIW; the protein is encoded by the exons ATGACTGAAGTACCAGGAGTGGAGTTCCCGAATCTGTCTTCCCTCGATGGCTATCTGAAGCACTGGGGAGCTCACGGAGTCGCTCAAAACAAGGCACTCTATATTTGGATTAATGAAGAAGGGGCGGTAATGAGCCAGCAAACTTATGCAGAACTTCATGCCAATGCTTCTTGCATTGCTCAAAAGCTGTTGACATGCAAGAAACCAGTAATCAGGCCTCGTGACAGGGTTCTCCTGGTCCATGTCCCAGGTCTCGACTTTGTAGATGCCTTCTTTGGGTGCTTAAGAGCAAACGTCTTACCAGTCCCAGTTCTACCTCCAGATCCTTTACAAAGAGGCGGTCAAGCACTTTTGAAGATTGAAAACATTGCTAAATCATGTGGTGCAGTGGCAATTCTTTCTACCATTAGTTTTCACTGGGCTGTCCAGGCAGGTTCCGTTAAAAATATGATCTCATTGACAGCTAAAAAGCCGAAATCCTCAGGTCATTGGCCCAATCTTCCTTGGTTACATACAGATTCTTGGATTAAGAACTCCAAGAACGTGGTTGTGGAGGATTTCAAGGATGAAATTGAACCACAGCCCGATGAAGTATCCTTTCTGCAGTTCACATCAGGTTCGACCGGTGATGCTAAAGGAGTCATGATAACTCACGGTGGGCTCATTCATAATGTGAAGTTGATGCGAAAGAGATACAACAGCACCTCAAAGACGGTTCTAGTTAGCTGGCTCCCTCAGTACCATGACATGGGGCTGATCGGAGGACTTTTCACAGCTCTTGTTAGTGGTGGAACTGCAGTTTTATTTTCCCCATTGACGTTCATCAGGAACCCATTATTGTGGCTCCAAATCATGAGCAAATATCAGGCTACTCACAGTGCTGGCCCCAATTTTGCCTTTGAGCTAGTCATTCGAAGGCTGGAGTCGGACAAGAACGGGAAATACGACCTTTCTTCCATGAAATTCCTGATGGTTGCTGCTGAACCAGTTAGGCAGAAAACTCTGAAAAGATTTGTCGAGCTCACTCGTCCTTTTGGTCTTTCTCAAGAGGTGATGGCACCTGGCTATGGCTTGGCAGAAAATTGTGTGTTTGTCAGTTGTGCATATGGTGAAGGGAAGCCTATCATGGTAGATTGGCAAGGAAGAGTTTGTTGTGGGTATGTGAATCCCGGCGATGAAGATGTTGACATCAGAGTAGTTGATCCAGAGAGTGGTGAGGAGCTCAAAGAAGCGGGAAAGGAAGGAGAGATATGGATCAGCAGTCCCAGTGCTGGAATTGGGTACTGGGGTAGGGAAGAACTAAGCCAGAATACTTACAGAAACAAGCTTCCTGACCATCCTGGACGTATCTACACTAGAACAGGGGATTTAGGACGAATAATTGACAGAAAATTGTTCATCACTGGAAGAATAAAGGATCTCATCATTGTAGCTGGAAGGAACATTTACTCGGCAGATGTAGAGAAGACAGTGGAGAGCGCAGCAGAAGTTGTACGTCCAGGTTGTTGCGCTGTCATTTCTGTTCCCATGGAAATCCTATCAATGAAAGGTATTTCTGTTCCAGATAATGCTGACCAGGTTGGTTTGGTCGTAATTGCGGAGGTTAGGGACGGTAAACCTGTTGGCAAGGATGTTGTTGAACAAATTCAAGCTCGTGTTGCAGAAGAACATGGGGTTACCGTTGCTTTTGTTAAGATGATCAGGCCAAAAACCATTAGTAAGACAACGTCAGGAAAAATCAAAAGATTTGAGTGCCTCCAACAGTTTATTGATGGAACATTGAATGTCGTTCCAGAACCAATTCTAACAAAGAAAAAACTGATGCGGTCCTTCACTACAGGAACATGCAAGGAGGGAATAACCCCTCGTCCTCAGTTTGTGAGAGGTTCTCCACCACCAAGCCCCAAGATAAGTAATAAAGATATTGTAGACTTCTTGAAACGCCTGGTTTCCGAGCAGACTGGTATTTCAATCAACAAAATCTCAAACACTGAAAGTCTAGTGTCTTATGGAATCGATTCAATTGGTGTG ACTTGGCAAGCTTCTCGGAGAATCTGGTAA
- the LOC114819426 gene encoding uncharacterized protein: MDPGKSVEDQFSRLHPCLPLNTRIGIVGGGPSGLSSAYALVKVGYSNVTVLEKHHTVGGMCESVDIEGKIYDLGGQVLAANSAPVIFHLAKETGSELDEMDSHKLALIDKSGQYQDIKVADDYVSVISLTLELQDKAAKSGRIGVHAVSEYASDLTPVYLEHQGFSSVPKSVAYGYTASGYGFVQDMPYAYIHEFTRTSMAGKIRRFKGGYTSFWEKISKSLPMVHCNTEVLEIRRYSDSVSVVVKSCDGEVKSMEFDKIIISGSFPLNSGRIYRSPSHPTEFS; this comes from the exons ATGGACCCTGGAAAATCAGTAGAGGACCAGTTCTCCAGGCTGCATCCATGCCTTCCACTGAATACAAGAATTGGGATAGTAGGCGGTGGTCCAAGTGGTTTATCATCTGCTTATGCACTGGTGAAGGTTGGTTACAGCAATGTGACCGTGTTAGAGAAGCACCATACCGTTGGTGGCATGTGTGAATCAGTCGATATTGAAG GGAAAATTTATGATCTTGGTGGCCAAGTTCTTGCTGCAAACAGCGCCCCTGTCATCTTTCACTTGGCAAAGGAGACTGGGTCTGAACTAGATGAAATGGACTCCCACAAGCTTGCGCTTATTGACAAATCAGGGCAGTATCAAGATATAAAAGTTGCAGATGATTATGTATCTGTGATCTCACTGACTTTAGAACTCCAG GATAAGGCAGCAAAGTCGGGTCGAATTGGGGTCCATGCTGTGAGTGAATATGCGTCAGACTTAACTCCTGTATATCTTGAACATCAAGGATTTAGTTCTGTTCCCAAATCCGTGGCTTATGGATACACTGCTTCTGGTTATGGATTTGTTCAAGACATGCCATATGCCTACATTCATGAGTTTACACGAACTTCCATGGCTGGTAAAATTCGCCGCTTCAAAGGTGGATATACAAGTTTTTGGGAGAAGATCAGTAAATCACTCCCAATGGTTCACTGCAACACCGAAGTGTTGGAAATCAGACGCTATTCTGATAGTGTCAGCGTTGTTGTAAAAAGTTGTGATGGAGAAGTTAAATCTATGGAGTTTGATAAGATCATCATTTCTGGTTCCTTTCCTTTGAATAGCGGAAGAATATACAGATCACCTTCACATCCTACAG AATTCTCGTAA